DNA from Toxoplasma gondii ME49 chromosome X, whole genome shotgun sequence:
tctctcctcctccccacGCGCCTCCTTTCCCCTGTACCCCACAACAtgtcttcgcctgtctcccgcTTCCGCTCCGCAACTGtcttcggctgtctcctttcccgCTTCGAGAGCAGCGGCtctcgccgccgccttcgtctttgGCGCAGACGAGGCCATTCTCGTCGCGCAGACCCAAGGCGGTGAAACAGATCACTTACAGGGCGCTTCGCCGAGCTATCAACGCGTTCAAACACCACAAACTACGCACAGATCCTAAAAGCGTAgcctctgcctttctcgttccttcttctcttccgccttcttcatcAACATCAtcatcgccttcttctcgaatTGCCGCTTACCGTGGAGAGGCCCTGTCGCGAGACCGGGTGCATGCTCCGGAGCCTGGCGCTCTCCCCCTGCGTCCTCCGACTTCTGCAGACCTCCGGTCGACATATGCAGATCCCTTCCAGTTTTCAGCGTCTCTCGTTCCGGCGCCTCTCCCCTCGCCGCCGCCTATCTTATTTCACCGCACGGTGACCCTCCCCAGAAGTCCAGAAAACGCCTCGCAGATCCGCGCGCGTCGCCTGCCCCTCGGGAAcgtgaagaagctgaagagctTCGAACTCGCCGCCGCACTCTGCACCTACGCCCAGGTGTACGTCCACCACGCGGCGCTCTGGGCCGCGCTCGTGAAGGAATGCGACGGCCGGAGCAAGCACTTCAGTCCGGCTGAGGCCTGCTGGgttttgcatgcgttcgccAGGGCAAAAGAGCGACGCGAAAGAGCGGCGCAGAGGGACGGACTGTGTGGTTCTTCTTTgcgtctttcttcatcttctccgCTGGAGACCGAGTGGCTGCCGTCGGTGCGCCGGGCGTCCGAGCGTTTGGCGGCTCACGTTGCGACGaactttcgtctcctttctctggcCGATGCCGCGCGCgtgctgcatgcaacgagcGTTCTGAACTTGCCTGATTCGCGGCTGTTTAGAGTTCTCTGTCCGCTGCTCCCGGAGCTCCTCAACGCGTTTCTTGCGCAGACAGTCGACGCGCCTCAGCGTCTCCACTACGTCCTGCAGCTGCTCGTGTCTGCGCTGGCGCGAGAGCGTCTGCACCTCCCGGAGGTCCTGAGGCTCGCGGGAGacgtcttcgcttcccacATCGACGCCTGGCTTCGGGCGCGGTCGAGAGACAGTCTGCGCCtccaaaggagacagaggaaaaacgcgaattctctcgtctctggaGGAACGAAGGAGCGCGCTTGCGCGCTGGGTGAAGGGGAGGCGGACGACGCTGGAGGAGCGGGCAGGCACACGGCGCAGCGGAAGCAACGAGGCCCGGCGATCTTCCACTTAGCTGACTTGGGAGACGGCGCGTCCCCAGAGGGTCCGAAGGCGTCGCGCGGCTCGGGCGACGAGGCAGCGGCGCTTCTCCCCGTACCGCAGAGACTCGCGGCGCTTCTCCACGCCTTCAGTCTCCTTCAGTTTCGCCACGAGAAGCTCGTCGCGTCCACGCTGCGTCTCGTCCAAGTTGCGGCTTCCCCACCAGCTGCAGCACCCGcggccgcagagagaaagctcTCCGGGAGGCTGTCGGCCTTGTGGGCCGGGCCAGGTTGCGGCCTGcagggagggagaaaaggcgctGGAGATGAGAGTCGCGACGGTCTCTTCTCCGGCAGCGTCGCGCCGGCGCGCGAGGGACAAGGTGTTTCGCGGCTCGAGGCGGAAGAGCGAATGACGAGGACGACGCAGAGCGTTGGATCTCTTGACGAGACGCTCGGGGCGCATCACTTTCGAGATCTGTGCTTTTCCTCCCCACCAGCCTCTCAACACGGCAAAACGGACCATCGGCTTCCCCTGTCTCGGATGTCTCCATCGACTTCCACGTTTGTGGCCGCGTTGCCTGCCGCGAACTGcacttcgcttcttccctcccccGCGTCGTCTGCTCAGGTGCCGGTACACCTGAGCGGCTCGGCGTTGGCGCCTCGCAGCGCCTCGGCGCCGACGTCGCTTTCGCGCCCGAGAACGACAcctcgttcgccttcttcgcttcagCATGTCCACTCGCCCTGGTCGGGAGCAGCCGCCACTGCCCGTGcacttcttctcgctccccATGCGTTCATGCGTGGCGGCCGCGGAACCGGGAAGTCCTCCGCCTCGGTTTCGGCCGCTGCCGTGTCTGTGCGGCTCAGCCGCTTCGGCTTCTCgcgagggaggaaaacgaaggcgtCGCAGGCAGCCCGGCGCGGCGGCGCACCTCGTCTGAAGCGCGCAGACTGGCGCCGCATGCTGCACCTGACTCTCGCGAGTCAGGTGCCTCCTGGAAGGCGATCTCCGTTCTCCACTTGGAATGTAGAGCGACACAAACGAAGGGCGGCTGTGCTCGAACGTCAGGtcgcagcgagaagagctgCAACCGCCGCCGCGACTTGCCGAGACAGCGCGAAGCACTGGACAGCTTCTCAACTCAGCACGATCCTCGCGGCCCTCGATGCACTCGGCGTGAAGAGCCGACCCATCCTGGAGCTGTGGCAGCGCGCGGTGTACGCCCACCTGCACGCGCTGCCTTTCCACGAGACCGTGGAGGCGCTCGAAACCGCCAGTCGGCTCGGCTGGTACAGCCGAGCGTTTGGACATCGCGCGTTCGCCCGAGTGGGCTGGTTCCTGAAGACTGAAAAGACCCACATGCGCTCCATGGAAGACTTCTGTCGAGTTGCTGAGATCCTCAGTGTGTGGccgggaggcgagagagaagtccaTGAAGCGACGCGAGCGGTGAGACGCAGACTCGCGAGGCTCGGCAGGTTTTGGCTGCTCGATGACGCAGGCGAAGCCGCCCTCAGAGGTGAGTCTCGAGGCCGttgcggaggagagaaaaagacggatCTAGCGGAATGACAGCTCTGCAGTCGATGGAgagctgaaaaaaaacaggagagaggaaagagagcaaACACATTCACGGAGGGGCAGACGTGGCGGAGAAACAGCCCTCCGGCTCACTTTAGCGAACCAACAGGCTTGTGCATGTTGACGTGCAGCTCTCGTTCAAACTCgcgagcagacagagaacggGAAACAGGGTGTATCTATGCTCTGCAGGTGGAGTGTATATAGACACACAGATAGGGGAGTTGATTCGTCCTCACAACTCACGCATCTGacgatatacatatacatatatatatatatatttggagATATGTGCATTTTTGTCTCGgttgtatatacatatacatatatatatatatatggagataTGTGCATTTTTGTCTCGGTTGATATAGACGTGTACGAGTGCTGGTTTCCGgttttgtttcctttttttctgaacGGTTTCCACTGCATTGTTTGGGACCCCCGTCGGCATCGAGGTTCGTTTTTCCGATGGCCATCGAGAGGTCAGATGATCgatttgtcttttctcttcagacgTCTGGAGGGCCTTGGTGCGTCTGGGGCATGTTCCccctccctcgtctccccttTCGTCCTCGAGCTCGACGTCTGCGGCTcctcctcaccttcttctttccacgcCTTTTCCGGTGGCGAAGTGGCATCCGCCTTCGCCCTCAAAAGCTCCAGAAACCTCTCTGAACGGTTCGGCATCTCCTTGCAGGTCCAGCGAACCGTGCAGGGAGGGACAGACTGTGGAGAAACCGGGGggcgagacaggagactcgAGTGCCCACCGCGTGAGTCCACCGGACCCGCCGCCGTTAACAGTtccgagtgtctcctcggcagagagactgttcccagcgcgtttttcgtcttctctgtcttcttcttcgtcgctgctttGTCTGTCTGGAGCTCAGCGATACCCACTCAGACGCGTCGCTGCCTGCAGTGGCTGTGCACCTCAGCGTCTGGCTCTTCGGTCAGTTGCAGGGGTCGTTCCGTGGAGACCTGTCGAGGCGATCTATCGCGAGGCTGTTGGGTTTTCTCTGATTCCTGCTCTTCTGCGAATCacggtttctctgtttcccctctCGCCGCCCATTCCGTTgacgctgcttctccctcgagtGCGAAAGTGCGCCCTCGCAggcgtcgtttctctcggttCGCTCCACGGCATGCTCAAGGATTTGAACGCGTTGCGGCAATtccgctctctcgctgcccACAGCGCGTTGCGGCCGGCGTCTGGGCAGCCTCGCCAGCTTTCCCCGTCTGCGGCTCGACCGCCGCCTCTCCGCTGTTCTCCGTCGCGAGACGGCAGGTCCGTCGAGGCGAAGGGTGTCTCAGGAGAGcacgaggagacgcgagcgaaCCGCGCTGGAGACGATAACAAACAGGGGCGATTGATTCGTACTTCGGAGGGTTTGAGCAGCGTAACGGCACCATCTGCAATGGAGAGAGTTCCGAGATTCCCGATCGAGAGAGCCGTCTCTGGGGCGtccgggagagagacagactcTTCCAGGCCAACGCCAGAAGCGCCCACGCGTTCGGCGTCTTGCGCGGTTTCGAGCGAGGCTGCGGAGTGTGTTGGAGAGGCACAGACAACTGCTGCGGGGACGCAGAGACATGTGGAGGACTCGTGGAAAActctcgagaagaagagatatGAGACCTTCGAGGAGCtcctggaggagacagaagcggctCTGTGGAGGGTCACTCGCCAGCGCGTCTGTCGGGCTCTGACTCGTAGCTCAGCAGAGCCAGTGCAGCAAGGCAGGCACATGCAGGAGTCAGGAAAGGCATCGAGTTTGGGGTCTGCGTGTCTCCAGACAAGACGTTCGCGGATGCAGGCCACAGCGggtgctgtctctctggaagAGCTGGCTTCACACGGCGCGCTTCTCCACGGCTTTTCCAACGCGCTTGCGGGCGAACTCGTCGACTTGGGGTCTCTGCGCttggggagagaaagagctgTAGAGACACCCGATCCTCGGGGCAGTTCTGCTTTGACGCTGGGCTCTTTCGGGAAGGCTTCAGAGACGCGTCATGGACGCCCGCAGCCTCCGGCGAGTgttcagagagaacaaaaaCGCGCTGCATCTGAGGGAAGTGGAAGGCTCGACACGACCACGCAGTGCGTTCGGACTAAAAGCTCAACCCAAGAAACAGACGGGGAAACGCTTGAAGTGCTGGCCGCAGTTCGTGAAACGGTTCGGGGCCCTTGGCCTCTtgccgagagacagagcagccgaaaggagacacctggtCCATCAGGCGACGAAGCTGAAGGAGCGCGAGACGTGCTGTCTATGAAAACAACTGGAGATTCACATGGTCAGGAGACTGCGAGAGGATGGCAGTTCCAGAGTGTcggagaggcagcggcggTTCTCGCTCTTGAGGTTGCACCTTACATTTCCAACCTGTTACGACCTGAGCCATGCGGGTGTCGACGCACCTGTGCCTCGTCTCtcaggagaggcgaggcagaggtGCGTTCGTCGCTAAGCGTCGTGGAGGCCTGCGCAGCCGAACGGGAAGATCGGGgccgcgaggcagagaggtcaaccttttcttctccagaggccagttctctctcgcggatTTCGGCGCCTTCAGTAGCCTCTCTTCAGTCGCACTGGACACCTTCGTTGGAAGGAGCCGAAACGGGGGAGTCCCGCGCCAAGTCCCCGCAAGTCAGCGAGCAACGCAGGCGTTTGGCTGTAGACAGCGACGGTTCAGTGTTCAGGGCTGATGGCCCCTCTGGCTGCCGCGTGGCTTGGGAACCGGCTCGTGACATTCTGGGGAGACTCGTCcactttttctcgtctttctcacagatggcgacagcgaaggaggTCCGCCAAACTCTGCATATTGTCTTGGGATTCCTCCGACACCCGTTCTGGCTGAACCGACTCGAGAGTCACCTCTCGGCCGCGCTGCAGCGCAGCTGGGAgccgactgcatgcgcgcggcGCCGCAGAAGCGATTCAGTTTCCACTGACCTCTGTTTCGAGTGGGAACTCGACGTTCTAGAGCAAATAACTGCCATCGGAGCAGCGCTCTTGCGGCAGAAACCTCGCTGTGTAGCTGCGACTCGAGCCGACGAgtttctcgtccttttcgCGGACTTGCAGGGGACTGCTAGGCAGATTCGTCGCGTCTTCCACACCGCAGTGGAGGCGTGGTGGAGCGCGCGGGGGGCGTCagaggagaacggagagcCGACTTGCAGTGATCGGAGTGGCGACGACTCCAGACAGTTGGCCAGAAACAGGATTCAAACGATTGACATGCTCTTTGGAAACACGCTTCAGTTCCTCCAACTCGCCGAGAACGTCATGgtcgagtgtatgtacacccggcTGCGAGAGGTGCCCAGTCTCGCGCTCGCGGCAAGCCCCGTCACCGCGCTAAACGCGACTCTGGAGGCGTGCTCTCCCTGGCTCAGAAGTGGACATCTGGGGATGAGGACAGGGCGCGGAAGTGGAGaggggaaaaggaaggaaacctGGGAAGAGAGCTCAGAACCGTTCGCGGGGAAAGCAGCACGCGCCCGAGGAGCCGCGATCTGCAATAAGTtaggtgtacatacacgtgGAGAAGCGTTCTGCGAACCCCCGAGAGAGCTGAAGACCGAGGAACAGGCAGATGGTCCTGCTGGACATTTCACGGGCATCTCTGAGGAAGGGCAGGACGTCTCAGGGATTCAGGCCCTGTGCCTTAACCACAGATTTCGACGGCGGCTAGAGCAGCTGAGTTTCCTGACCGCCGTGTATCCTCAGGCCTTCAGCGCCTGCTCGAGTTTCTGTGAAGAAGGCGCGCCTCTCCCGGTGGAGACGAACAGCGGGTTTGCGCAGCCCGTGAGGTGTCCAGACACCCGGCACAGTTCTGCGTTCCACGCGGTTCCCAGTTTCTTGTCTACACAGCATGTTTGTGCCGGTCccgcgacgaagaaaacagaaggcaCTGCGACTGCGACCTCACGCGGAACCTGCGAAAAGCGAAGTTCGACTGAGGAAGGGCAAAAAGCGGAAAAGCAGCTGTTTTCTTGCTCGCAACTGGTTAGTGACGTAGTCTGGGCGACACTCGAGAGTGAACGCAAGAAGTGTATTTGGAGTTTCGGCGAGAGGAAGTCGTGGGGAGGAACGCCCTctggagaagggagagtTGGGGAGTCCGGGGAGCTGCACAAAGAACGAACTCGCGCATCTTTACAGAGGGCTACAGACTGGCTGATGGTGATGCAGCGACTGAGAGAGTCTCCGgagaacacagaggaaaggacCACGTTCGAAGACTTGCGGTGGCGCCGTTCCCACCCGAGAGAAGGAGTGCGAACTGAAGAAAACTGGAGGGACATGGAGAAGGTGGAACTGCGTAGATTCGTAGCACGTCTGTTTGTGCTTCGGATGGTGAAACAAGATGCAGCCCTCGCTCGAATTCTCGACGGACTTTGGGTCTCGCGCTGAACGCTGAGGGATCTTTGTTTGCGGCACCGACCGTGGTTAAAATGACTGTTTGCCATCTCAAAGTCTTTTCCTGGGTTTCCCGCTCTACATACACCCCACACCCACAGTCAAAAGAATTTGATGGCTCCTCCGATGCGGCTGGACTCGATGTGAATACGCGCGGCCTACTTCTTCTACTTCTTCTACTTCTTCTACTACTACTGGGGCCACAAATCCCCAGCGAGGCTTCTCGAGTGAAGGGTGAACGGCTCATATTCGAGAGGCCGACACGCAAAGCTCGGCTGCAGGCTTCCGAAAACGACAGCCCCGGGCGTGGGCTGAGGAGAAAAGCGCGGTGACTCACACAGAGCAGCGACTCCGAGAAGAAGTTATGCGAAAACGTTTCTACCTTTTTCCGATACAGAAGCCCATCGGTTCACGCGCGGGCGCGCATTTCGCAACTGCACCTCGCCGAGGGAGCAGTGGTTTCGCAAACATgattcctcgttctcttctaGGGAGTCCAGCGTCATGGTTGTGATCCGCAGACGAACTGGTTGTCTGCCGGTGTGTCTCGGTGAGACCGATCCACTCATCCACGAGCCACTCAGAGGTCGACGGTTGAGTGCTCTTTCGTCGTTTCACACGAGTGACCTTTGCTCAGTTGCTGgatttcgtttcctttcctaTTGTTGTAGAGAGTAATTAACCTGCcgtggaggagacgccaAGTCTGCAACTTTCTCCCCGGCAAGCCCGGCACTGTGCCTTGCGGGGGATTCAGTGGCAGGCGTCGCGCGTCGCCAGAACTCGGTCCTGCCTCCAGCCTGTTGGTTTCAGGTATCACACGTCACATGTGAACAAGGCAGGTCCCCACGCGCGTTCGACTCGAACTCTGTGCTGTGGACCTGCGAGTTCGAGAAGCCGGCTCTGCGAGCAGAAAGGGCGCAGGTAAACGGGGAGATGCGTTCGCTGCATGACCCGCAGATCGTGGCTCTGTACAAACAACGTTGTGGGCCCCAAAAGTGAAAGCAGTGATCtcaacggagaaaaaaaggaactcACCAAGCAGTCGTGGACTTACGTaaacgaagaaaggcgtCACGACTCGGAGTCACATGGTTCAGAACTCGAAACCTAGCGTGCatgcgagaaagaagcaccAGGATACAAGCTGCACCCACATATCGCGATGTTCACTTGGTAGTTGGCTTTCCAGCGGTAGTCAGGCCGGCCGCcctcgaagaaaaacgcgattCCTCTAGACCGTTTGCAGAGTTCGTACTGAGCAAGCAGGTGTCTCTCGTGACTTGTCGAACAAAACGGTGGCTCTTAGAAAACGTAGAACTCTTCAACTTCACTCTGAGGAATCCAGTCGGCACACACTCGACAAGGCTGGCTTCCATCCATCTCCGAATCGAAGTGGATACTCAGGGATGCCTGTTGAACGCGAACTTCTCAGCTCAAAAAATAACATTCCTTTTCTTCAAAGAATGTGGGGACTGCGGACTCTCAAGCTAGAAGGGAAACGTCAACACAGACTTCTTGTACGCAATATGAGATCCCCTGCTCCGTTTACACTTCCACCGTCGGAGACTCTCTGAGCTAaaatgcagagacgccgtGCTGCCTACGTCTTCATCTGTTCATAGAAGGCGCGGATCCGAGCGCTACCGCGTTCTCGGAGTGTCAAGGTCAACTCGTGACCAGCAATACGTGGACCTGCTGGTTAAACGCCCGACTCCCGTTTCTATGGAGTTTCCAAGAGTCAAGCTTCCCTTGCTGACAAAGGTATTGCATTCCCTCATTATGCCACGATAGTGACGGACAGTTTAAAACAGGAGCATAGGCGTAGGCAGAGTCATAGAAAGCCGAAGAGATCTAGAGAGACTGACAGAGCAGGGTAGATACAGATCGATTCATACCACGTGATAGATCAAGAAAGATCCATACAACAtgatagatacatatagaATCAGAGACCAGG
Protein-coding regions in this window:
- a CDS encoding hypothetical protein (encoded by transcript TGME49_224320); the protein is MAPCVGAAPLEGIFQPFSRGPLRSFHIRRSQTSQQRFRRLRPASPPSPSSDSYPSLQTRDACSPRSLGEHGRSAFQPVLSSFARPSPPRESTQHCFRIRATRYYSRRRRESRNPLLLRKPIASFDQVSPSALPRGPRLFLSPPPHAPPFPCTPQHVFACLPLPLRNCLRLSPFPLREQRLSPPPSSLAQTRPFSSRRPKAVKQITYRALRRAINAFKHHKLRTDPKSVASAFLVPSSLPPSSSTSSSPSSRIAAYRGEALSRDRVHAPEPGALPLRPPTSADLRSTYADPFQFSASLVPAPLPSPPPILFHRTVTLPRSPENASQIRARRLPLGNVKKLKSFELAAALCTYAQVYVHHAALWAALVKECDGRSKHFSPAEACWVLHAFARAKERRERAAQRDGLCGSSLRLSSSSPLETEWLPSVRRASERLAAHVATNFRLLSLADAARVLHATSVLNLPDSRLFRVLCPLLPELLNAFLAQTVDAPQRLHYVLQLLVSALARERLHLPEVLRLAGDVFASHIDAWLRARSRDSLRLQRRQRKNANSLVSGGTKERACALGEGEADDAGGAGRHTAQRKQRGPAIFHLADLGDGASPEGPKASRGSGDEAAALLPVPQRLAALLHAFSLLQFRHEKLVASTLRLVQVAASPPAAAPAAAERKLSGRLSALWAGPGCGLQGGRKGAGDESRDGLFSGSVAPAREGQGVSRLEAEERMTRTTQSVGSLDETLGAHHFRDLCFSSPPASQHGKTDHRLPLSRMSPSTSTFVAALPAANCTSLLPSPASSAQVPVHLSGSALAPRSASAPTSLSRPRTTPRSPSSLQHVHSPWSGAAATARALLLAPHAFMRGGRGTGKSSASVSAAAVSVRLSRFGFSRGRKTKASQAARRGGAPRLKRADWRRMLHLTLASQVPPGRRSPFSTWNVERHKRRAAVLERQVAARRAATAAATCRDSAKHWTASQLSTILAALDALGVKSRPILELWQRAVYAHLHALPFHETVEALETASRLGWYSRAFGHRAFARVGWFLKTEKTHMRSMEDFCRVAEILSVWPGGEREVHEATRAVRRRLARLGRFWLLDDAGEAALRDVWRALVRLGHVPPPSSPLSSSSSTSAAPPHLLLSTPFPVAKWHPPSPSKAPETSLNGSASPCRSSEPCREGQTVEKPGGETGDSSAHRVSPPDPPPLTVPSVSSAERLFPARFSSSLSSSSSLLCLSGAQRYPLRRVAACSGCAPQRLALRSVAGVVPWRPVEAIYREAVGFSLIPALLRITVSLFPLSPPIPLTLLLPRVRKCALAGVVSLGSLHGMLKDLNALRQFRSLAAHSALRPASGQPRQLSPSAARPPPLRCSPSRDGRSVEAKGVSGEHEETRANRAGDDNKQGRLIRTSEGLSSVTAPSAMERVPRFPIERAVSGASGRETDSSRPTPEAPTRSASCAVSSEAAECVGEAQTTAAGTQRHVEDSWKTLEKKRYETFEELLEETEAALWRVTRQRVCRALTRSSAEPVQQGRHMQESGKASSLGSACLQTRRSRMQATAGAVSLEELASHGALLHGFSNALAGELVDLGSLRLGRERAVETPDPRGSSALTLGSFGKASETRHGRPQPPASVQREQKRAASEGSGRLDTTTQCVRTKSSTQETDGETLEVLAAVRETVRGPWPLAERQSSRKETPGPSGDEAEGARDVLSMKTTGDSHGQETARGWQFQSVGEAAAVLALEVAPYISNLLRPEPCGCRRTCASSLRRGEAEVRSSLSVVEACAAEREDRGREAERSTFSSPEASSLSRISAPSVASLQSHWTPSLEGAETGESRAKSPQVSEQRRRLAVDSDGSVFRADGPSGCRVAWEPARDILGRLVHFFSSFSQMATAKEVRQTLHIVLGFLRHPFWLNRLESHLSAALQRSWEPTACARRRRSDSVSTDLCFEWELDVLEQITAIGAALLRQKPRCVAATRADEFLVLFADLQGTARQIRRVFHTAVEAWWSARGASEENGEPTCSDRSGDDSRQLARNRIQTIDMLFGNTLQFLQLAENVMVECMYTRLREVPSLALAASPVTALNATLEACSPWLRSGHLGMRTGRGSGEGKRKETWEESSEPFAGKAARARGAAICNKLGVHTRGEAFCEPPRELKTEEQADGPAGHFTGISEEGQDVSGIQALCLNHRFRRRLEQLSFLTAVYPQAFSACSSFCEEGAPLPVETNSGFAQPVRCPDTRHSSAFHAVPSFLSTQHVCAGPATKKTEGTATATSRGTCEKRSSTEEGQKAEKQLFSCSQLVSDVVWATLESERKKCIWSFGERKSWGGTPSGEGRVGESGELHKERTRASLQRATDWLMVMQRLRESPENTEERTTFEDLRWRRSHPREGVRTEENWRDMEKVELRRFVARLFVLRMVKQDAALARILDGLWVSR